One stretch of Diabrotica undecimpunctata isolate CICGRU chromosome 5, icDiaUnde3, whole genome shotgun sequence DNA includes these proteins:
- the LOC140441532 gene encoding uncharacterized protein: MSSLQEIFKEENKKLTSKIDSAWVEINEEITTRLHNFVKYAETGDTSYLKKEMERLKGEGKEPIKESKENVEPNTPSTSALPKRTTRQKTATPADATFTSLPQIRIKQEKVSMIPVDPKLPSSVTNDTTEQPEQPGAMLAPTALPPKKKKIKEEPVEPVKRSTRTKTKKVREYSEICNGKPSDVMIQNTTVTMIDITEDKEPDNERKQTKKETAALAAEAATETRSTRTKTRQKKQVQEEKKIEEVAVEAPRPKTRKNKRNNEETEKKVGGKRSKSSSLSDKDENKSALTDYEDAVSNFDPSEVPEGAVKEEAPVMNATMVVEKPKVVKQTADKHELENYKTPPPSKKGQIKEIFSPYDKTSIKKKVEAFEKLGSSSNILESVSKIPIMQDSNSDPVKSKQYTPFTNKFMPKTTSTSLKINRLVSSNSVTKDTSVSMKSLSALKASQAEYRELEKRRQEKEKEAQLKKEALLLAQAEEKRRKREEKQLKAQQQREIIQKEREKQLEIQKAKEEKYKQAVAEKEEKLQKIKEEAEKKRLLAKHKAKVAKESQSAEEKAMENERNLDKGKTKRDQNDYKPIYMTTRAPLLPTDDCYDSDDEEYQNKKYIKPKWCRDDVLKRQLYVQLKAGEKIKNTLFSCQTHSPDLIDIFEKIDPKKLKRTSSAVWKKPPRYTLFSMTSDIHFSEDSEGSVDV, translated from the exons CAGCATGGGTTGAAATTAATGAA GAAATAACGACGCGACTACATAACTTTGTAAAATATGCTGAAACGGGAGATACTtcctatttaaaaaaagaaatggaaAGATTAAAAGGAGAAG GTAAAGAGCCAATCAAAGAGTCTAAAGAAAATGTGGAGCCAAATACTCCATCCACATCTGCTTTGCCCAAGAGAACAACAAGACAAAAAACTGCTACACCAGCTGATGCAACATTTACAAGCTTGCCACAAATTAGgataaaacaagaaaaggttTCAATGATTCCTGTAGATCCGAAACTTCCTAGTTCAGTAACAA ATGATACTACCGAACAACCTGAACAGCCTGGAGCAATGTTAGCACCTACAGCGCTGCCACctaagaaaaagaaaattaaggaaGAACCAGTGGAACCTGTCAAAAGATCTACTCGTACCAAGACCAAGAAAGTTCGTGAATATTCAGAG atCTGCAATGGTAAACCTTCGGACGTAATGATTCAAAATACAACAGTAACAATGATTGACATAACAGAAGATAAGGAACCTGACAATGAAAGGAAACAGACTAAAAAAGAAACTGCTGCTTTAGCTGCAGAAGCTGCCACCGAAACAAGAAGTACAAGGACGAAAACGAGACAAAAGAAACAAGTACAAGAGGAAAAGAAAATCGAGGAAGTTGCAGTTGAAGCTCCTCGTCCCAAGACAAGAAAGAACAAGAGGAACAATGAGGAAACAGAGAAGAAG GTCGGAGGAAAAAGATCAAAATCTTCATCGTTGTCAGACAAAGATGAAAATAAGAGTGCTTTGACCGATTATGAAGATGCCGTTTCTAATTTCGATCCGTCTGAAGTTCCTGAAGGAGCCGTTAAAGAAGAAGCTCCTGTCATGAATGCAACTATGGTAGTTGAAAAGCCTAAAGTTGTTAAGCAGACCGCAG ATAAACATgaattagaaaattataaaacTCCGCCACCATCTAAGAAAGGACAAATAAAGGAAATTTTTAGCCCATACGATAAAACTTCTATTAAAAAGAAAGTGGAAGCGTTTGAAAAGCTTGGAAGCTCATCAAACATTTT GGAAAGTGTGTCGAAAATTCCAATAATGCAAGATTCGAACAGCGATCCAGTAAAAAGTAAACAGTATACACCATTCACGAATAAATTTATGCCAAAAACTACTAGTACGTCCCTGAAGATAAATAGACTCGTTTCTTCTAATTCTGTGACTAAGGACACCAGTGTATCGATGAAATCTTTGAGCGCGCTAAAAGCTTCACAGGCGGAGTACCGTGAGTTAGAGAAAAGAAGACAAGAAAAAGAGAAAGAGGCACAGTTAAAGAAGGAAGCTCTGCTTCTGGCTCAAGCTGAAGAGAAAAGACGAAAAAGGGAGGAAAAACAGTTAAAG gcACAGCAACAACGCGAGATAATTCAAAAGGAACGGGAAAAGCAATTGGAGATTCAAAAAGCAAAAGAAGAGAAATATAAACAGGCAGTGGCGGAAAAGGAAGAAAAGTTGCAGAAAATTAAAGAAGAAGCTGAGAAAAAACGCCTGTTGGCTAAGCATAAAGCTAAAGTAGCCAAGGAATCACAGTCAGC GGAGGAAAAAGCTATGGAAAACGAAAGAAATCTTGATAAAGGAAAAACGAAAAGGGACCAAAACGATTACAAACCTATTTACATGACGACGAGAGCCCCACTTCTTCCCACAGATGACTGTTATGATTCAGATGACGAAGAATATCAGAATAAAAAGTATATTAAACCAAAATGGTGCAGAG acGACGTATTGAAGAGACAGTTATACGTTCAATTAAAAGCAggagagaaaattaaaaacacacTGTTCTCCTGTCAAACACACAGTCCTGATCTGATtgacatttttgaaaaaatagaCCCCAAGAAATTGAAGAGAACTTCCAGCGCCGTCTGGAAGAAACCTCCCCGCTACACCTTATTCTCAATGACTAGCGATATCCACTTCAGTGAAGATTCAGAGGGCAGCGTAGatgtttaa